From the Rhodococcus sp. NBC_00297 genome, one window contains:
- a CDS encoding response regulator transcription factor, translating to MQILVVEDDLGVADALTQSLRRQGWAVRHAATGTAALDMVDDADLVLLDMGLPDHDGLWVCRRIREHSSVPIVALTARRTEDSVIGALRAGVDDYVTKPYSFAVLLARLDAVVRRSVGRVATEPAVDLGFDLARDTREVTAPDGTVRTLTAKECELLVALSRTPDRPVSRAALMEEVWDTTWVGASRTLDVHVASLRNKLKDVARIESVRGVGYRLVAPAEPDA from the coding sequence ATGCAGATTCTCGTCGTCGAGGACGACCTCGGAGTCGCCGACGCACTCACACAGTCGCTGCGTCGGCAGGGCTGGGCGGTGCGGCACGCCGCGACCGGGACCGCGGCGCTCGACATGGTGGACGACGCCGATCTCGTCCTGCTCGACATGGGGCTCCCGGATCACGACGGCCTGTGGGTCTGCCGCCGGATCCGGGAGCACTCGTCCGTTCCCATCGTGGCGCTCACGGCGCGGCGCACCGAGGATTCCGTGATCGGCGCTCTGCGTGCGGGTGTCGACGACTACGTCACCAAGCCGTACAGCTTCGCGGTGCTGCTCGCACGGCTGGACGCGGTCGTGCGGCGCAGTGTCGGACGCGTCGCCACCGAGCCGGCCGTCGATCTCGGCTTCGACCTCGCTCGGGACACCCGCGAGGTCACCGCACCCGACGGCACCGTGCGCACGCTCACCGCGAAGGAATGCGAACTGCTCGTGGCACTCTCCCGCACACCGGACCGCCCCGTGAGCCGCGCCGCGCTCATGGAGGAGGTGTGGGACACGACGTGGGTGGGTGCCTCGCGCACACTCGACGTCCACGTCGCGTCACTGCGGAACAAGCTGAAGGACGTCGCCCGGATCGAGTCGGTGCGCGGTGTCGGCTATCGACTGGTCGCTCCCGCCGAGCCCGACGCGTGA